Proteins from a single region of Verrucosispora sp. NA02020:
- a CDS encoding MFS transporter has protein sequence MTTPMDAAPPRRVAGRREWYGLVVLALPALLASLELTVTHLALPTIGRDLSASSTELLWIVDVYAFLLAGSLITMGVWGDRIGRRRMLLLGAAGYGVASVAAAYAPTVELLIVARALMGVAGSTLMPAILSLVTVMFVDARQRAVAIGVVIASVSGGTAVGPLVGGWLLERFWWGSVFLLGVPVMLVLLAVGPALLPERRAATGRLDLFSALLSLGAVLPVVYGLKRIAADGVHPTSLLAVVAGLAAAVLFVRRQRGRTDPFLDLGLFADRRLTVAATTLALGIFVLWGSNLAIAQYLQLVQGLSPLAAGMWTAPSAVGVIVGSTLAPRIARRVDPATVTATGLALAAVGYGLLTQVEVGGLAILVTGAVVVSAGLGPMMALATDMVVGAAPPQRAGAAAAISATAPQLGGAFGIALLGSLITAVYRHDMATAVPAEAGPEATAARDNLTAALAAGDRLPAEVGERLLAAAREAFVHGFRLAAVASAVLMAGTALLVAVTLRRRTERRRQAFVPAE, from the coding sequence ATGACGACCCCGATGGATGCGGCGCCGCCGCGCCGTGTGGCGGGACGGCGGGAGTGGTACGGGCTCGTAGTGCTCGCCCTGCCGGCCCTGCTCGCCTCGCTGGAACTGACCGTGACGCACCTGGCGTTACCGACGATCGGCCGGGACCTCTCGGCCAGCAGCACCGAGCTGCTGTGGATCGTCGACGTCTACGCCTTCCTGCTCGCCGGCTCTTTGATCACCATGGGCGTGTGGGGCGACCGCATCGGACGACGACGAATGCTGCTGCTCGGCGCCGCCGGCTACGGCGTCGCCTCGGTGGCCGCGGCGTACGCCCCCACCGTGGAACTGCTGATCGTCGCCCGGGCGTTGATGGGGGTCGCCGGCTCGACGCTGATGCCGGCCATCCTCTCCCTGGTGACGGTGATGTTCGTCGACGCACGACAGCGGGCGGTGGCGATCGGGGTCGTGATCGCCAGCGTCTCCGGCGGTACGGCGGTCGGACCGCTGGTCGGCGGGTGGCTGCTGGAGCGGTTCTGGTGGGGCTCGGTGTTCCTGCTCGGCGTACCGGTGATGCTGGTGCTGCTGGCGGTGGGGCCGGCGCTGCTGCCCGAGCGCCGCGCCGCCACCGGCCGGTTGGACCTGTTCAGCGCGCTGCTCTCGCTCGGTGCGGTGCTGCCGGTGGTGTACGGGCTCAAGCGGATCGCCGCCGACGGCGTGCACCCGACGTCGCTGCTGGCGGTCGTGGCGGGCCTCGCCGCCGCCGTGCTGTTCGTCCGGCGGCAGCGCGGCCGAACCGACCCGTTCCTGGACCTCGGGCTCTTCGCCGACCGCCGACTCACCGTCGCCGCCACCACCCTGGCGCTCGGCATCTTCGTCCTGTGGGGATCCAACCTCGCCATCGCGCAGTACCTGCAACTGGTGCAGGGCCTGTCCCCGCTGGCGGCGGGCATGTGGACCGCGCCCTCGGCCGTCGGCGTGATCGTCGGGTCCACGCTGGCCCCCCGGATCGCCCGCCGGGTCGACCCGGCCACGGTCACCGCGACCGGTCTGGCGCTCGCCGCGGTCGGCTACGGCCTGCTCACCCAGGTCGAGGTCGGCGGACTGGCGATTCTGGTGACCGGGGCGGTCGTCGTCTCCGCCGGACTGGGGCCGATGATGGCGCTCGCCACCGACATGGTCGTCGGAGCCGCACCACCGCAGCGGGCCGGCGCGGCGGCGGCGATCTCCGCCACGGCGCCGCAACTCGGCGGCGCCTTCGGCATCGCGCTGCTCGGCAGCCTGATCACCGCGGTCTACCGGCACGACATGGCCACCGCGGTCCCCGCCGAGGCCGGTCCGGAGGCGACCGCCGCGCGGGACAACCTCACCGCCGCGCTGGCCGCCGGCGACCGCCTGCCCGCCGAGGTCGGCGAGCGGCTCCTCGCCGCCGCGCGGGAGGCGTTCGTGCACGGGTTCCGGCTGGCCGCTGTGGCCAGCGCCGTGCTGATGGCGGGTACGGC